One genomic segment of Oncorhynchus mykiss isolate Arlee chromosome 10, USDA_OmykA_1.1, whole genome shotgun sequence includes these proteins:
- the LOC110534776 gene encoding T-cell ecto-ADP-ribosyltransferase 1, whose protein sequence is MGGGNLLIDDVTSTEKKTNRIFVLMLILCLHFGLVKQNKIFPLDMAPDSVDDIYDGCRDEAFQRVDDYYLPHEKNTTTNFRRAWDIAEKHASIPTDGLQKVHSVSMYLYTNNKPQPPSESIYIDFNKAVRQGRYGYGTSFQYHSLHFYLTDAMQILKQSQTTCWTTYRRTNVTFDQEVVNKEMRFGYFVSSSLHKTLYDFGDTSCFEINTCFGVNLTYYSAYANEGEVLIPPYEVFKVTNIQTKSAVSNLWCKVVYTLKSTGKWKSDLNCKAIDTGYCYMKLLTMFIVTIVFIYLQH, encoded by the exons ATGGGTGGTGGAAATCTCTTAATTGATG ATGTGACGAGCACTGAGAAGAAGACAAACAGAATCTTTGTCTTGATGTTGATTCTCTGTCTTCACTTTGGACTGGTGAAACAG AACAAGATTTTCCCACTGGACATGGCACCTGATTCCGTTGATGACATATACGATGGCTGCAGAGACGAAGCCTTTCAGAGGGTGGATGACTACTACCTCCCACATGAGAAAAACACCACCACTAACTTCAGAAGAGCCTGGGACATAGCAGAGAAACATGCATCCATTCCAACAGATGGTCTGCAGAAAGTGCATTCCGTCTCTATGTATTTGTACACAAATAACAAACCCCAACCTCCTTCTGAATCCATCTACATAGACTTCAACAAAGCAGTTAGACAAGGCAGGTATGGGTATGGAACATCATTCCAGTACCATTCCCTGCACTTCTATCTGACTGACGCCATGCAGATTCTCAAACAAAGTCAAACAACATGTTGGACCACCTACCGTAGAACCAATGTAACTTTTGATCAGGAAGTTGTCAACAAAGAAATGCGCTTTGGTTATTTTGTCTCAAGTTCTTTACATAAGACTTTATACGATTTTGGAGACACATCTTGCTTTGAGATCAACACATGTTTTGGTGTTAACTTGACATATTACTCTGCCTATGCAAACGAGGGGGAAGTTTTGATTCCTCCCTATGAGGTATTCAAAGTGACCAACATCCAGACAAAGTCAGCAGTCAGTAACCTGTGGTGTAAAGTCGTGTACACTCTAAAGAGCACTGGGAAATGGAAGAGTGACCTGAATTGTAAAGCAATAGATACAGGCTACTGCTACATGAAGCTACTAACTATGTTCATTGTCACAATAGTGTTCATATATTTACAacactaa